The Populus trichocarpa isolate Nisqually-1 chromosome 2, P.trichocarpa_v4.1, whole genome shotgun sequence genome has a window encoding:
- the LOC18110108 gene encoding vestitone reductase isoform X2 encodes MGGGEGLVCVTGGAGFVASWLIMRLLEHGYTVRTTIRSSPGISKDISYLTNLARAAEKLQIFNADLDDPDSFNEAIEGCMGVFHLAFPLDFADREPEEVITKRAVDGTLGVLRACVNAKTVKRVVCASSQATVIYSGDGDEKVVDESSWTNIDYYRSLNRFGTSYLVAKNKTERAALAFAEQYGLDLVFLIPPLIVGPFICPRIPESVRWSLSLIFGEKRLYHLLIKLNVVHTDDVARAYIFLLEFPHAKGRYICSWEEISIDEMSEFLSTRYPEFQIPTKDSLMDIKGFKMRGLSPKKLLDCGFKFEHGLEDMFDGAIQSCKEKGFL; translated from the exons ATGGGAGGTGGAGAAGGCTTGGTCTGTGTAACTGGTGGAGCTGGTTTTGTTGCTTCATGGCTGATAATGAGGCTTCTTGAACATGGTTACACTGTCAGAACCACAATTAGATCTAGCCCAG GAATTAGCAAAGACATAAGCTACCTCACAAACCTAGCAAGAGCGGCAGAGAAACTGCAAATCTTTAACGCAGATCTTGACGATCCAGACAGTTTCAATGAGGCCATTGAGGGATGCATGGGAGTCTTTCATCTCGCGTTCCCCCTTGACTTCGCTGATAGAGAACCAGAAGAAGTGATCACCAAAAGAGCTGTTGATGGCACTCTAGGGGTTTTGAGAGCATGTGTAAATGCAAAGACAGTGAAGAGAGTTGTCTGTGCTTCTAGTCAAGCCACAGTTATATATagtggtgatggtgatgagaAGGTGGTGGATGAGAGTTCGTGGACCAACATAGATTATTATAGAAGCCTAAATCGTTTTGGCACTTCCTACTTGGTTGCTAAGAATAAGACTGAAAGGGCAGCTCTTGCTTTTGCTGAGCAATATGGATTGGATCTTGTGTTCTTGATTCCTCCACTAATCGTCGGTCCTTTCATATGCCCTCGCATCCCTGAATCGGTCCGATGGTCACTATCTTTGATTTTTG GTGAGAAACGATTGTATCATCTCCTTATCAAGCTAAATGTGGTGCACACAGATGATGTAGCCAGGGCGTATATATTCCTGCTCGAATTCCCTCATGCAAAAGGAAGGTATATTTGTTCATGGGAAGAAATATCCATCGATGAGATGTCTGAATTTCTTTCCACTAGATACCCAGAATTTCAGATTCCCACGAAAGA TTCCTTGATGGACATTAAAGGATTCAAAATGCGTGGCCTCTCACCCAAGAAGCTCTTGGATTGTGGATTCAAATTTGAGCACGGTCTTGAAGACATGTTTGATGGGGCAATTCAATCATGCAAGGAGAAGGGATTTCTTTAG